The Sabethes cyaneus chromosome 3, idSabCyanKW18_F2, whole genome shotgun sequence DNA window GCTTTCGTGTGTATTCGTAAGCGTTCGGGTGTTACTGTAGGTAAGAAAGAATGTGTTAAGCTTTACTGTAGGTAGAGAAAGAATGTGGTAAGCAATTTTTGTTGTGTTGGTTGAATTGGTCTAATCGATATAAATCGGTAGCGGTCatcgaaaaattttcattagTTGATCAGCAAGATGGAAAACCTCGTAGATCATCCGGACTCTGTCGCAACCTTGAACCACCTAACTTTTTTGCACGAATATCGTGGCAACCACCAGCAAGCGGAAATGTTATGTTTGAGAGCTTTAGCTATTCAAGAGCGGTTAGTCGGTAAGAACCATCCGGACGTAGCAAAGCAGCTTCGTGACCTGGCCTTGCTGTGCCAGGGCCAGCTCAAATATGAAGAAGAAGAGCTTTACTACAAGCGAGCGCTACAGATCTATGAATCGGGGTCCGAGCTAGATGACCCGGACGCTGTGGCTACCAGAGACGATTTAGCAGGCTACTACCTAAGACACGGTAAGCTGAAGGATGCAGAATTGCTATACAAATATGTACTGACGAGGGTACATGAGGCCCAATTCGGTCCGATCGACGATGACCACAAACCAGTCTGGCAAATTGCAGAAGAACGCGAGTCCGATAAGGGACAAATATGTGACGATACGCCATACAGCATGTACGGTAGCTGGCACAACATTACCAGGGTGAATACACCCATAGTCCGGGCAACTTTAAAACATCTCGCTAACTTGTATCATAAACAAAACAAGCATGAAGCCGCGAGCACACTGGAAAACTGCGCTAGGCGAATGAAAGCCGACGCAGTTATACCTGTGGAAATCCCGAGCAAAAGAAGTAATAAAAGTAAAAATCAGCACACTAAAAATTATGTACTACCAGTAATAAATAGAATAAGGTGtgataaatcaaaataaaagctaaatactAAGTTTTACTATCTTTAAACCTTTTAATATCACACAATATAGGGTTTGGGAGGTTTGAAAAAACCATACAATTTTGGAATAGATCCATGCCATGTTTTTGTATTAACTTATTATTGATATCAGGCCAGATAACTagttgtttcatttagttaatgccaatgcatacctaattttatgaatgttccttgtagcatttttttcagctttccaatggtggtcttaaatgAAAATCCGTATggtgctcatggtgaaaacgacgattttttgataaaatctaatatagcgaccaaatccaagatggccgccaatttttttttattgcatttgaatgccctgttcttcttcttcttaacaAAAACATGccagttgtttcattgcaaatttagggaaTATCACATCATTTAGATCTCTAGGTTtgctaaaaaaatttcaaagttccaatatttgaagacctcatgTCAGTAGTAGtgaccccgtttcagcgagaattactcatgtacaaaacgctcatcagaccggtagtcttctGCTCGCTagacgtgctgctcgagccacaaatgctgataggGCCTTCTTTGGCCCTCTTTGTATGTGACATCGATCTATGGAGGAGAAGAATGAACCATGGCGCAGCTCCTCGGTAACCGAGTATCCAGAAAGTTTGCTAAAGCTGAAAGCACACTGGAAGGGTACAATCTGAAATAGACGGGAGAGGTTGTGAGAATGGCGTTCACCTCGAATCCGTTTAGTACCAGGCGCAAAGGTGCCCAGCCTGCTCGATGGTTAGACTCGAGCACGACCTGGGAAATAAggaatattcgagaaattggagacagACGGTTATGGACCGAATGTGTTGGCGAAACATTGTTACGTAGGTGAAATTCTAAAGGAAATCGCACCAGAATAAGTGAGGAGTTAGGTACATAAAGCAATGGTGTTAAAAGTTTTGGCTCTAACTactaattattttcatttactgTCCCGATGGATAAGACAGACACGGAAACTGTCAAATGAGTTTTTAGCAAGTTTTTAACACCTGCTATACGATTAGAGGATCATTATAAGGATGAAGTACTTCGTAACCGGCACcaaattacaaattttgaacgtaaTAACGAGAAGATCTACGTCCACGGCGGGATCTGTCTGCGGCTAGGAGGCATCGGCAAAAGTGTAAATGgttcaaaaaaaataaaacttcctTCAAATTTCTAACTTCCTCTAATTTTTGGAACGCTGTATTGAATAAAATATCAAGTAAATTATACGATCAAGCTtccttcatttagaattggaacaaactgcTGCTCATATtatggcgctcttggtggatttggaagtatttttgacattcctcAAAACGACTGGATTTAGTAAACAAACTACATGAAACTACTCGTGTAGTTCCATCCTTCGACGCTGCAACCTggccagtgcagtgcagtgcagtgcagtgcagcgaTGTGACCGACCGAATGCGGAGAACGCATTGCAGACATTATCTGCACTTCGTGAATACTGCAGCTCGGTTCAGGGCCATAGGAAAACAACCCTGCGCTCTAATCAGCCAAGCATCGGCTAAAGTTGCCACGTTTTGTGTTTTTCGAATGATggaataatttaataaagcacGTATGAGTGGTATAATTTATCCCAGGTATCACTAtcgacatcaaatgaaatacaatttcttAGACTTTGACTGACGTACAGAATGAAGCTCGCATTGGTAGAGTGCTTTAGTGGCATATTCACTTATCAGTGTAAACTGCACTAAAATTGTAAGCAAACCCCGGATTGACCTGTATGTTGAAAGACTTCATACTTCAATTTTGTAGATCCAGGCacgtacttttagaccattcattccgttttcgaaaatatgtgccaacggaagtgtgagacgccgtggaaaactatattattttgaatcgaaaacttctatatcttccttcagacaatagatagcaactatctggaagttttaaaaaatgcatcattttacgttctaaaagtcatctgaacaaagttttcaaataaaaaagttagagcaaaaaaactgctttttcaagatccaccctgacttaatctagaaaattcgttgtatagtgatacacagatgagatacaaatttggtttcgtcagcaaagtttctgcaaaataaattatttacaactttgtagtagaaagtattgctctatatcgcaagacaaaaaagttaaaaattttataacgagtaaaagtgaaccaccctaatgactaattataccaaaagataggtattttttttctaaacaaaatcttctgaatacatgaaatatgttgagccaatggttttcgagatattgatttttgtctggaattttcgctttttcgaccatagtgcggCGTCCACCAGCTGCAAACAATAGAACATTTTCATTGTTTCATCGGCCATGATTAAAGTTCCGGCTAACTGCCGTCAGGCCGACCGACAGGGCGTCGAAGCATTTGTTGTAGAaggcttattgtcaattgcaaggaaaattgtaccatccaaagtgcgatatcgctcataaaagtgctattttgccttaaatcgtttcggtatcttcggcgcactttttcacatcttccaagcaataagtgcgccgaagataccgaaacgatttaaggcaaaatagcacttttatgagcgatatagcactttggatggtacaattttccttgcaattgacaataataaaagtagcatttaaggaaaCCTTTTGCAGTTCTTTTCATcttccttgaaaaagctttaaaaataaaaagtgaaacgtcggagagtaactaaaaatttgttacgattttagtTTGACTACATACGTCATTTCCCGAAGAAGTTGTTTTAATTGCGGTccgtattttgtttatttttgtaatgcatacgttatcacCACAACTTGTTTGTCCTTAAAGAAAGAAACTTAGAAACTTAGTATCTATTATTCAGAAATATTCGTGTTTCAGTTCCATATTGCATGCTCTATCAGTGTCTGATTCTTATGTTATTATTGCcggaaatcaaatttcaattcaattagaACTCGTTTGAATTCGACTTGTCTGGAAAAGATTAGTAGACCTCTCGGTATACATGATACTCCCTCTGTCATTCACCAGACAGTAATAATATTATTTTAGTGATTCAACCGCAGACAAACTTCTTGATTTGTGACATTATTTCTGACCAATGCGATATAAAAATGGCGAGGTAAAGCTTAAAtgatttcacaattttcatgcaGCTTTAGCGATTTAGCGGTAAGCGATTTCAAGGGTTTACTTTTAGCGAAGCTAACGATCTCGCTAACGTATTCCAAATTTAGCGAACACGCTAACTCGCTAATCAGAATTTACCGTCGCTAATAAGCGATTTAACGAATTAGCGAAATTGTGCCCAACACtggtacctttcaaacaaaattaaaatcaaacgaatcggttcagccatctctgagaaacaggcgatagaaaatgagctgcacacacacacagacattgctcagttcgtcgatttgggcctcggatcaacttcgtgtttttcgaccaatttctaaacctttgttatatagtataacaaaggtacaGTGTAAACAGTGTTACcgttcaaaatatattttgaattATGCTGAAATGAAATGTAGGTAGATTGTTAGGTAAACTTCAATCGCGTACGCAGCTACCAGGTACGATGGGCAACATGGTTATGTGTAAGTAATTGGATTTGTATTCTCAATCAGGTATGGATATCATAGGTATGGATATCATAGTTAGGTCAACTCTCTTTAAATTCTAGCACACCGACAGAACATCATCAGTTTATCGGCAACTATCATTTGAACAGAAAGCTCGAGAACCCTTAACCATTGTGAACAAGATGGAAGATTCTAAAAACAACACGCAAATGACAAGTACATCAGAAGATACCCAACAATGGCTAGACGAGGCGGAGGCAACCCTAGGTCAGTTACAGCAGGACAAGAAATCTACGGACTCGCATGACTCATTCGAAAAAATCCACGGTCAGGTGCTTCAATACGTTGCTGAGGGTCGTTACGAAGAGGTACCGCTTCTATGTGAGGAAGCGGTTGCCCAACTGGAGATGATATACGGCCACGATCATCCAAACGTTGCGACCATTTTGAATACTCTAGCGCTAGTGCACTGTGATCAGTGCAACTACAAGGAGGCTGAACGTTTGTTAGCCGAAGTTCTGGCTATTAGAGAAAAAACGCTCGGAAATCATCCAGACGTCGTCGCAACATTAAATGACCTATCAGTTTTGCATGAGGTCTGTGCCAACTATCAGAAGGCCGAATTATTCTATTTTAAAGCCATAGATATGCGAGAACGGTTGGTAGGTGAATATCATCCGGACGTAGCCTTGCAAATTCAAGACTTGGCTTTACTATACCAAAACCAGATGCTGTACGAAGAAGCAGAATTTTGTTACAAacgagctatggaaatttaCGTATCATCGTTAGGACCAGAAAGTTCATACGTTGAAGTTGCCAGAAATAATCTGGCCAAGTGTTACTTAATGCAGGACAGATTCAAGGATGCAGAAATACTGTATAAGCAAGAGCTCACAAGAATACACGAGATAAGTTTCGGTCCTATCGACCAGCACAACAAGCCGATATGGCAAATTGCCGAAGAGCGACAGGTGGCGAGGGGTAAAAAACATGACAATACGCCTTACAACATGTACGGCAGCTGGCACAATGTTATCATGGTACAATCATCAACGGTGCCGGCTACCCTGAGACACTTGGCGGAGTTATACTATCGACAGGGTAAACAGGAAGCCGCTAGAACACTGGAGAACTGCGCTGCACGAGCCATGCAAGCCACTAGTAGTGTAAGCCGCGATTCATCTGGAAGAGCAACGAGTAGTACACGCcaaattacaaattttgaacgtaaTAACGAGAAGATCTACGTCCACGGCGGGATCTGTCTGCGGCTAGGAGGCATCGGCAAAAGTGTAAATGgttcaaaaaaaataaaacttcctTCAAATTTCTAACTTCCTCTAATTTTTGGAACGCTGTATTGAATAAAATATCAAGTAAATTATACGATCAAGCTtccttcatttagaattggaacaaactgcTGCTCATATtatggcgctcttggtggatttggaagtatttttgacattcctcAAAACGACTGGATTTAGTAAACAAACTACAtgaaagccgaaagaagggaaaaatgtgcacagttatttggaaaatacaTTGTGGTCTACGTCTAGGCTAgccaaacagctgaaattgcccagaaataccgtatggcgtgTTATGAAACGGTATaaggaagtttttggagcgtcttagtagaattaaattggatacgttttctttttatttaatttccaggtatAAGTAAACATTGTCGAGCCTCAAGCTAAtgatcggagtggaactgtcgaccggaaactgcgtggtaagattttgaagaccatcaagagaagtcccaatctgtcggactgtgatttggccagaaaattcggtgctgcccatagtaccgtgaggagaattctaCTCCGGCAAAGAATCGAGTCGTATccagctagcaaacagccaaaccgaaccatgaAACAAAATAATATGGCCAAAATTCGTGCTGGAAAgttatacgaccgggtgctaaccaagttcgacagGTGTTtgctgatggacgatgaaacctatgtcaaggctgactccGTGCAAAGGCCAAGTCAAACATTTTACTTGACAACGGCtcgggggatgttccaagcaaatttaaatttgtttttgtcgacaaatttgcacgaaaatttacgatttggcagggcatttgcagctgtggcagaaaaacaaaAGTCGTGACTTcgaaactgtaccaaaaggggtggctccaaaaacgaattttgccgctcattcgatcccactaccatcccgtgatgttttggccagatttgttttttgttttaaacaaaaaccgAAAATTTGGTGCCAAATTGAGCCTAACGGGAATACCCACACTCCTAGTCGACTTTTTATTTAAATCAAAATGTATTATAAGGCTTAAAACGCTTGAAAAATAGTGAAACTAAATATTTTGAACTGTATcgttttatttaatatttatgtcGCCTTAATCTAATAATAATCGGCAATTGATAATTCTTACACCCAACTATCATTTTGTTTTTCCTTGTTCTCTTCCTACTACTCGTTGCTCTTCCAGATGAATCGCGGCTTACACTACTAGTGGCTTGCATGGCTCGTGCAGCGCAGTTCTCCAGTGTTCTAGCGGCTTCCTGTTTACCCTGTCGATAGTATAACTCCGCCAAGTGTCTCAGGGTAGCCGGCACCGTTGATGATTGTACCATGATAACATTGTGCCAGCTGCCGTACATGTTGTAAGGCGTATTGTCATGTTTTTTACCCCTCGCCACCTGTCGCTCTTCGGCAATTTGCCATATCGGCTTGTTGTGCTGGTCGATAGGACCGAAACTTATCTCGTGTATTCTTGTGAGCTCTTGCTTATACAGTATTTCTGCATCCTTGAATCTGTCCTGCATTAAGTAACACTTGGCCAGATTATTTCTGGCAACTTCAACGTATGAACTTTCTGGTCCTAACGATGATACGtaaatttccatagctcgtTTGTAACAAAATTCTGCTTCTTCGTACAGCATCTGGTTTTGGTATAGTAAAGCCAAGTCTTGAATTTGCAAGGCTACGTCCGGATGATATTCACCTACCAACCGTTCTCGCATATCTATGGCTTTAAAATAGAATAATTCAGCCTTCTGATAGTTGGCACAGACCTCATGCAAAACTGATAGGTCATTTAATGTTGCGACGACGTCTGGATGATTTCCGAGCGTTTTTTCTCTAATAGCCAGAACTTCGGCTAACAAACGTTCAGCCTCCTTGTAGTTGCACTGATCACAGTGCACTAGCGCTAGAGTATTCAAAATGGTCGCAACGTTTGGATGATCGTGGCCGTATATCATCTCCAGTTGGGCAACCGCTTCCTCACATAGAAGCGGTACCTCTTCGTAACGACCCTCAGCAACGTATTGAAGCACCTGACCGTGGATTTTTTCGAATGAGTCATGCGAGTCCGTAGATTTCTTGTCCTGCTGTAACTGACCTAGGGTTGCCTCCGCCTCGTCTAGCCATTGTTGGGTATCTTCTGATGTACTTGTCATTTGCGTGTTGTTTTTAGAATCTTCCATCTTGTTCACAATGGTTAAGGGTTCTCGAGCTTTCTGTTCAAATGATAGTTGCCGATAAACTGATGATGTTCTGTCGGTGTGCTAGAATTTAAAGAGAGTTGACCTAACTATGATATCCATACCTATGATATCCATACCTGATTGAGAATACAAATCCAATTACTTACACATAACCATGTTGCCCATCGTACCTGGTAGCTGCGTACGCGATTGAAGTTTACCTAACAATCTACCTACATTTCATTTCAGCATaattcaaaatatattttgaacgGTAACACTGTTTACACtgtacctttgttatactatataacaaaggtttagaaattggtcgaaaaacacgaagttgatccgaggcccaaatcgacgaactgagcaatgtctgtgtgtgtgtgcagctcattttctatcgcctgtttctcagagatggctgaaccgattcgtttgattttaattttgtttgaaaggtaccaGTGTTGGGCACAATTTCGCTAATTCGTTAAATCGCTTATTAGCGACGGTAAATTCTGATTAGCGAGTTAGCGTGTTCGCTAAATTTGGAATACGTTAGCGAGATCGTTAGCTTCGCTAAAAGTAAACCCTTGAAATCGCTTACCGCTAAATCGCTAAAGCtgcatgaaaattgtgaaatcaTTTAAGCTTTACCTCGCCATTTTTATATCGCATTGGTCAGAAATAATGTCACAAATCAAGAAGTTTGTCTGCGGTTGAATCACTAAAATAATATTATTACTGTCTGGTGAATGACAGAGGGAGTATCATGTATACCGAGAGGTCTACTAATCTTTTCCAGACAAGTCGAATTCAAACGAGTtctaattgaattgaaatttgatttccgGCAATAATAACATAAGAATCAGACACTGATAGAGCATGCAATATGGAACTGAAACACGAATATTTCTGAATAATAGATACTAAGTTTCTAAGTTTCTTTCTTTAAGGACAAACAAGTTGTGgtgataacgtatgcattacaaaaataaacaaaatacggACCGCAATTAAAACAACTTCTTCGGGAAATGACGTATGTAGTCAAactaaaatcgtaacaaatttttagttactctccgacgtttcactttttatttttaaagctttttcaaggaagATGAAAAGAACTGCAAAAGGtttccttaaatgctacttttattattgtcaattgcaaggaaaattgtaccatccaaagtgctatatcgctcataaaagtgctattttgccttaaatcgtttcggtatcttcggcgcacttattgcttggaagatgtgaaaaagtgcgccgaagataccgaaacgatttaaggcaaaatagcacttttatgagcgatatcgcactttggatggtacaattttccttgcaattgacaataagcctTCTACAACAAATGCTTCGACGCCCTGTCGGTCGGCCTGACGGCAGTTAGCCGGAACTTTAATCATGGCCGATGAAACAATGAAAATGTTCTATTGTTTGCAGCTGGTGGACGccgcactatggtcgaaaaagcgaaaattccagacaaaaatcaatatctcgaaaaccattggctcaacatatttcatgtattcagaagattttgtttagaaaaaaaatacctatcttttggtataattagtcattagggtggttcacttttactcgttataaaatttttaacttttttgtcttgcgatatagagcaatactttctactacaaagttgtaaataatttattttgcagaaactttgctgacgaaaccaaatttgtatctcatctgtgtatcactatacaacgaattttctagattaagtcagggtggatcttgaaaaagcagtttttttgctctaacttttttatttgaaaactttgttcagatgacttttagaacgtaaaatgatgcattttttaaaacttccagatagttgctatctattgtctgaaggaagatatagaagttttcgattcaaaataatatagttttccacggcgtctcacacttccgttggcacatattttcgaaaacggaatgaatggtctaaaagtacgtGCCTGGATCTACAAAATTGAAGTATGAAGTCTTTCAACATACAGGTCAATCCGGGGTTTGCTTACAATTTTAGTGCAGTTTACACTGATAAGTGAATATGCCACTAAAGCACTCTACCAATGCGAGCTTCATTCTGCACGTCAGTCAAAGTCTaagaaattgtatttcatttgatgtcgaTAGTGATACCTGGGATAAATTATACCACTCATACgtgctttattaaattattccATCATTCGAAAAACACAAAACGTGGCAACTTTAGCCGATGCTTGGCTGATTAGAGCGCAGGGTTGTTTTCCTATGGCCCTGAACCGAGCTGCAGTATTCACGAAGTGCAGATAATGTCTGCAATGCGTTCTCCGCATTCGGTCGGTCACAtcgctgcactgcactgcactggccAGGTTGCAGCGTCGAAGGATGGAATTCACGTCACAATGCATCACAACCATC harbors:
- the LOC128740366 gene encoding kinesin light chain 2-like, translating into MENLVDHPDSVATLNHLTFLHEYRGNHQQAEMLCLRALAIQERLVGKNHPDVAKQLRDLALLCQGQLKYEEEELYYKRALQIYESGSELDDPDAVATRDDLAGYYLRHGKLKDAELLYKYVLTRVHEAQFGPIDDDHKPVWQIAEERESDKGQICDDTPYSMYGSWHNITRKAREPLTIVNKMEDSKNNTQMTSTSEDTQQWLDEAEATLGQLQQDKKSTDSHDSFEKIHGQVLQYVAEGRYEEVPLLCEEAVAQLEMIYGHDHPNVATILNTLALVHCDQCNYKEAERLLAEVLAIREKTLGNHPDVVATLNDLSVLHEVCANYQKAELFYFKAIDMRERLVGEYHPDVALQIQDLALLYQNQMLYEEAEFCYKRAMEIYVSSLGPESSYVEVARNNLAKCYLMQDRFKDAEILYKQELTRIHEISFGPIDQHNKPIWQIAEERQVARGKKHDNTPYNMYGSWHNVIMVQSSTVPATLRHLAELYYRQGKQEAARTLENCAARAMQATSSV
- the LOC128740367 gene encoding kinesin light chain-like; translation: MEDSKNNTQMTSTSEDTQQWLDEAEATLGQLQQDKKSTDSHDSFEKIHGQVLQYVAEGRYEEVPLLCEEAVAQLEMIYGHDHPNVATILNTLALVHCDQCNYKEAERLLAEVLAIREKTLGNHPDVVATLNDLSVLHEVCANYQKAELFYFKAIDMRERLVGEYHPDVALQIQDLALLYQNQMLYEEAEFCYKRAMEIYVSSLGPESSYVEVARNNLAKCYLMQDRFKDAEILYKQELTRIHEISFGPIDQHNKPIWQIAEERQVARGKKHDNTPYNMYGSWHNVIMVQSSTVPATLRHLAELYYRQGKQEAARTLENCAARAMQATSSIKAT